From Robbsia betulipollinis, the proteins below share one genomic window:
- a CDS encoding RelA/SpoT family protein, translating into MPSSASAPSDLSDAPVFVSDENTPPVPHQDALPGDAADGPDADADADADAGNPQGTARRYIDAVLEQSFRHLFGPTNTPEQPRKHEVVSIARLTGMLAEYLSESEIREIKLAFHFSDESHLGQYRQSGEPYITHPVAVAEICAGWKLDAQSIMAALLHDVIEDTGVSKIELAERFGPKVAELVDGLSKLDKMEFRSREEEQAENFRKMLLAMARDVRVIIVKLADRLHNMRTLGAVPPAKRRRVARETNDIYAPIAHRLGLNNTYRELQDLSFANSHPGRYATLFKAVKSARGNRREVVGKILESVQQTLVDATLHAEVTGREKTIYSIYHKMRDKQLSFSQVLDVYGFRVVVEGALDCYTCVGALHALYKPVPGKFKDYIAIPKVNGYQSLHTTLLGPFGTPIEFQIRTRSMHEIAESGVAAHWLYKNGSADLNDVQARAHQWLKSLLDLQSEAGDSTEFLEHVKIDLFPDAVYVFTPKSKIMALPRSATALDFAYAVHSELGNQCVAVRINNELLPLRTELKSGDIVEVITAPYSKPNPAWLGFVRSGKARSAIRHYLKTMRFNESMQLGERLVEQSLKAYGLSLANVLPEVWDKLALWTGNKTRHEIFADIGLGRRFAAVMAKRIEVLVNGHENGGDSSHEADEEGRNDALSSMPFGPSGGPPVVITGTEGMAVQLSACCRPIPGDDIMGYIGIGLGMAIHTTDCRNARRIHHRDPSRWIDVAWAPQPGRLFEVGVKVLVRNTKGVFARVAADITTAANIVHVAMDENLEQESTTLRFIIQVGDRVHLANVMRRVRTNPDVMRISREKPSEDAHARLDPLGLRVTRERADF; encoded by the coding sequence ATCCCCTCGTCCGCCTCCGCGCCTTCCGACCTTTCGGACGCGCCGGTCTTCGTCTCCGATGAGAATACCCCGCCGGTGCCCCATCAGGACGCGCTGCCCGGGGACGCCGCAGACGGTCCGGACGCCGATGCCGATGCCGATGCCGATGCCGGCAATCCGCAGGGCACCGCGCGGCGTTACATCGATGCCGTGCTGGAACAGTCGTTCCGGCACCTGTTCGGCCCGACCAACACGCCCGAGCAGCCGCGCAAGCATGAAGTGGTGTCGATCGCCCGTCTCACGGGCATGCTCGCCGAATATCTGAGCGAATCGGAAATCCGCGAGATCAAGCTCGCCTTCCATTTCAGCGACGAATCCCACCTCGGCCAGTATCGGCAAAGCGGCGAACCCTACATCACGCATCCGGTCGCGGTCGCCGAGATCTGCGCGGGCTGGAAGCTCGACGCGCAGTCGATCATGGCGGCGCTGCTGCACGACGTCATCGAGGACACGGGGGTCTCGAAGATCGAGCTCGCGGAACGGTTCGGCCCGAAGGTGGCCGAACTGGTCGACGGTCTGTCCAAGCTCGACAAGATGGAGTTCCGCAGCCGCGAGGAAGAGCAGGCGGAGAACTTCCGCAAGATGCTGCTGGCGATGGCGCGCGACGTGCGCGTCATCATCGTCAAGCTCGCCGACCGTCTGCACAACATGCGCACCCTCGGCGCCGTGCCGCCCGCGAAGCGCCGGCGCGTCGCGCGTGAAACGAACGATATTTATGCGCCGATCGCCCATCGGCTCGGCCTGAACAATACCTATCGCGAGCTGCAGGACCTGAGTTTCGCGAATTCCCATCCGGGCCGCTACGCGACGCTGTTCAAGGCGGTGAAATCCGCGCGCGGCAACCGTCGCGAGGTCGTCGGCAAGATTTTGGAATCGGTGCAGCAGACGCTCGTCGACGCGACGCTGCACGCCGAGGTGACCGGCCGCGAGAAAACCATCTACAGCATCTATCACAAGATGCGCGACAAGCAGCTGTCGTTCTCGCAGGTGCTCGACGTCTATGGCTTTCGCGTGGTCGTCGAAGGCGCGCTCGACTGCTATACCTGTGTCGGAGCGCTGCATGCGCTCTACAAGCCGGTGCCGGGCAAGTTCAAGGACTACATCGCCATTCCCAAGGTCAATGGCTATCAGTCGCTGCACACCACGCTGCTCGGCCCGTTCGGCACACCGATCGAATTCCAGATCCGTACCCGTTCGATGCACGAGATCGCCGAGTCGGGCGTTGCCGCGCACTGGCTGTACAAGAACGGCAGCGCCGATCTGAACGACGTGCAGGCGCGGGCGCACCAGTGGCTCAAATCCCTGCTGGACCTGCAATCGGAGGCGGGCGACTCGACCGAGTTCCTGGAGCACGTCAAGATCGACCTGTTTCCGGACGCAGTCTACGTCTTCACGCCGAAATCGAAGATCATGGCGCTGCCGCGCAGCGCCACCGCGCTGGACTTCGCCTATGCGGTACACAGCGAACTGGGCAACCAGTGCGTGGCGGTGCGGATCAACAACGAACTGCTGCCGCTGCGCACCGAACTCAAGAGCGGCGATATCGTCGAGGTCATCACCGCGCCGTACTCGAAGCCGAATCCGGCCTGGCTGGGTTTCGTGCGCAGCGGCAAGGCGCGTTCGGCGATCCGGCATTATCTGAAGACGATGCGGTTCAACGAATCGATGCAGCTCGGCGAACGGCTGGTGGAGCAGTCTCTGAAGGCATATGGCCTGTCGCTCGCCAACGTCCTGCCGGAGGTGTGGGACAAGCTCGCGCTCTGGACGGGCAACAAGACGCGGCACGAAATCTTTGCCGACATCGGCCTGGGCCGGCGGTTCGCCGCCGTGATGGCGAAACGCATCGAGGTGCTGGTGAACGGCCATGAAAATGGCGGCGACAGCAGCCATGAGGCGGACGAAGAAGGCCGCAACGACGCGCTGTCGTCCATGCCTTTCGGTCCCAGCGGCGGGCCGCCCGTCGTCATCACCGGTACCGAGGGCATGGCGGTCCAGTTGTCCGCCTGCTGCCGGCCGATTCCGGGCGACGATATCATGGGGTACATCGGTATCGGACTGGGTATGGCGATCCATACGACCGACTGCCGCAACGCGCGCCGGATCCACCATCGGGATCCGAGCCGCTGGATCGACGTCGCGTGGGCGCCGCAGCCGGGTCGTCTGTTCGAGGTGGGGGTCAAGGTGCTAGTGCGCAATACGAAGGGCGTGTTCGCGCGCGTGGCCGCCGACATCACCACCGCTGCGAATATCGTGCACGTGGCGATGGACGAGAACCTCGAGCAGGAATCCACCACGCTGCGCTTCATCATCCAGGTGGGCGACCGCGTGCATCTGGCCAATGTGATGCGACGGGTGCGGACCAACCCGGATGT
- the rpoZ gene encoding DNA-directed RNA polymerase subunit omega, with protein sequence MARITVEDCIARVPNRFELALAATYRARQLAQGHTPKIDSRDKPTVVALREIAAGYFTAEELLKKVPV encoded by the coding sequence ATGGCACGTATCACCGTTGAAGACTGCATTGCGCGCGTTCCGAATCGCTTCGAACTGGCGCTGGCGGCTACCTACCGCGCGCGGCAACTCGCGCAGGGCCACACCCCGAAGATCGACAGCCGCGACAAGCCGACCGTCGTCGCGCTGCGCGAGATCGCCGCCGGTTACTTCACGGCCGAGGAGTTGTTGAAGAAGGTTCCGGTCTGA
- the gmk gene encoding guanylate kinase, which translates to MVVAPSGAGKSTLVNALLEGDPGIILSVSYTTRPPRPKELDGREYHFVSAESFLDRRAQGEFLESAEVHGNYYGTSRLWIQEQMRNGRDVLLEIDWQGAQQVHRQFGNAVGIFILPPSLPALEERLKKRGQDEENVIVRRLLAAGSEIAHAPEAEYVIINEDFDTALAELRQVVAATRLRFASQYAKHTKLFVELGIHLPQAD; encoded by the coding sequence ATGGTGGTCGCGCCGTCGGGCGCGGGCAAGTCGACGCTGGTCAACGCACTGCTCGAGGGCGACCCGGGCATCATCCTGTCGGTGTCGTACACGACGCGGCCGCCCCGCCCGAAGGAACTGGACGGGCGCGAATATCACTTCGTGAGCGCCGAATCGTTCCTGGATCGGCGCGCGCAGGGGGAGTTTCTGGAAAGCGCCGAGGTGCACGGCAATTACTACGGCACGTCGCGGCTCTGGATCCAGGAGCAGATGCGCAACGGCCGGGATGTCCTGCTCGAGATCGACTGGCAGGGCGCGCAGCAGGTGCACCGGCAATTCGGCAACGCGGTGGGCATTTTCATTCTCCCGCCGTCGCTGCCGGCGCTCGAGGAGCGTCTCAAAAAACGTGGCCAGGACGAGGAAAACGTCATCGTGCGACGTTTGCTTGCCGCCGGCAGTGAGATCGCGCATGCGCCCGAGGCCGAGTATGTCATCATCAACGAGGACTTCGACACGGCCCTGGCGGAGCTGCGCCAGGTGGTCGCGGCCACGCGGTTACGGTTCGCCTCGCAGTATGCGAAGCACACGAAGCTCTTCGTCGAACTCGGGATTCATCTGCCGCAGGCGGATTGA
- a CDS encoding YicC/YloC family endoribonuclease → MIFSMTGYAIATRELTPATVPGGGQHAGSTSVSVELRSVNSRFLDLHFRMPDDVRACEPALREMLMADVARGKVEIRINVQRAEAVSSGGLDHAALTQLAALQEAALAVFPGAARLGMGEMLRWPGVMADSSVAGDVLRAAVLACGREALTGLLATRGREGQALGAVLREHVAAMEAIVADIGPLVPELVARHQQKIVERLREALGVALQEGGTPTIPRDEVIERIRQEVTVYGVRIDIAEELTRLATHLAETRHVLDKGGKVGKRLDFMMQELNREANTVGSKAAAKELADAAMALKLLIEQMREQVQNLE, encoded by the coding sequence ATGATTTTCAGCATGACGGGGTATGCGATCGCGACCCGTGAACTGACCCCGGCGACGGTGCCGGGCGGGGGGCAGCACGCGGGATCGACCAGCGTGTCGGTGGAACTGCGATCGGTGAATTCGCGTTTCCTCGATCTCCATTTCCGGATGCCGGACGATGTGCGGGCCTGCGAGCCGGCGTTGCGCGAAATGCTGATGGCCGATGTGGCGCGCGGCAAGGTGGAGATCCGCATCAACGTACAGCGCGCGGAAGCGGTATCGAGCGGTGGCCTCGACCATGCGGCGTTGACGCAGCTCGCGGCGTTGCAGGAGGCGGCACTCGCCGTCTTTCCGGGGGCGGCACGGCTGGGCATGGGCGAAATGCTGCGCTGGCCCGGCGTGATGGCCGATAGCTCGGTCGCCGGCGACGTGCTGCGCGCGGCAGTGCTCGCGTGCGGCCGCGAGGCGCTGACCGGACTGCTCGCCACCCGGGGCCGGGAGGGGCAGGCGCTGGGCGCCGTGCTGCGTGAACATGTCGCGGCAATGGAGGCGATCGTCGCCGACATCGGGCCGCTGGTGCCGGAGTTGGTCGCGCGTCACCAACAGAAGATCGTCGAACGGTTGCGGGAGGCGCTGGGCGTCGCACTGCAGGAGGGCGGCACGCCGACGATCCCGCGCGACGAGGTGATCGAGCGGATCCGTCAGGAGGTGACGGTGTATGGCGTGCGGATCGATATCGCCGAGGAACTCACCCGCCTCGCCACCCATCTCGCCGAAACCCGGCATGTGCTGGACAAGGGCGGCAAGGTCGGCAAGCGGCTCGACTTCATGATGCAGGAACTGAATCGCGAGGCGAACACGGTGGGTTCGAAAGCCGCCGCGAAGGAACTGGCGGACGCGGCAATGGCGCTGAAGCTGCTGATAGAACAGATGCGCGAGCAAGTGCAGAACCTGGAGTGA
- the rph gene encoding ribonuclease PH, which produces MTLLPAAPASPPSRRDDRAAHALRSVRLTRGFTKHAEGSVLVAFGDTQVICTASVVERVPEFLRGRGEGWLTAEYGMLPRATHTRSDREAARGKQTGRTQEIQRLIGRALRAVFDLQKLGPRTLHIDCDVIQADGGTRTASITGAFVAAHDAVRTLLESGRIAETPITDFVAAISVGMLENTPLLDLDYSEDSQCDTDMNVVMTGQGRFVEVQGTAEGEPFSRDDMNALLDLAHDGIAQLIAAQRAALERDLA; this is translated from the coding sequence ATGACTCTCCTCCCTGCCGCGCCTGCCTCGCCTCCTTCCCGTCGCGACGACCGCGCGGCGCACGCGCTGCGGTCCGTCCGTCTCACGCGCGGCTTTACCAAGCACGCCGAGGGGTCGGTGCTGGTCGCGTTCGGCGACACGCAGGTCATCTGCACCGCCAGCGTCGTCGAGCGCGTGCCGGAATTCCTGCGCGGCCGCGGCGAAGGCTGGCTCACCGCCGAGTACGGCATGCTGCCACGCGCCACGCATACGCGCAGCGACCGCGAGGCGGCGCGCGGCAAGCAGACCGGCCGGACCCAGGAGATCCAGCGCCTGATCGGCCGCGCGCTGCGCGCCGTGTTCGACCTGCAGAAACTCGGCCCGCGCACACTGCATATCGACTGCGACGTGATCCAGGCCGACGGCGGCACCCGCACCGCCAGCATCACCGGCGCGTTCGTCGCCGCGCACGACGCGGTACGCACGCTCCTCGAGAGCGGCCGCATCGCGGAAACGCCGATCACCGATTTCGTCGCCGCGATATCGGTCGGCATGCTCGAGAACACCCCGCTTCTGGACCTGGACTACAGCGAGGATTCGCAGTGCGACACCGACATGAACGTCGTGATGACCGGCCAGGGCCGCTTCGTCGAGGTTCAGGGAACCGCCGAGGGCGAGCCGTTTTCGCGCGACGATATGAACGCACTGCTGGACCTCGCGCACGACGGCATCGCACAACTGATCGCCGCGCAACGCGCCGCGCTGGAGCGTGATCTTGCCTGA
- the rdgB gene encoding RdgB/HAM1 family non-canonical purine NTP pyrophosphatase produces MPDASLSALPGATRRRVVLASNNAGKLREFAALLGAAGIDLVPQGELGVGEAEEPHATFVENALEKARHAARVTGLPALADDSGLCVAALGGAPGVHSARYAALRGGEKSDAANNARLLADIAPHADRRAYFYCVLVLVRHADDPQPLIADGRWDGVLLDAPRGDHGFGYDPLLWIAERGKSAAELDAAQKNACSHRAQALRVLLARLDDAANAL; encoded by the coding sequence TTGCCTGACGCGTCGCTTTCCGCTCTCCCCGGCGCGACGCGGCGCCGAGTGGTCCTCGCATCGAACAACGCCGGCAAGCTGCGCGAATTCGCCGCATTGCTCGGCGCGGCCGGCATCGATCTGGTACCACAGGGCGAACTGGGCGTGGGCGAAGCCGAGGAGCCCCACGCCACCTTCGTCGAGAACGCTCTGGAGAAAGCGCGTCACGCGGCGCGCGTCACCGGTCTGCCGGCCCTCGCCGACGATTCCGGCCTCTGCGTCGCGGCGCTGGGCGGCGCGCCGGGCGTGCATTCGGCGCGCTACGCGGCGCTGCGCGGCGGGGAAAAATCGGACGCGGCGAACAATGCCCGGCTGCTCGCCGACATCGCCCCGCACGCGGATCGCCGCGCCTATTTCTATTGCGTGCTGGTCCTGGTGCGCCACGCCGACGACCCCCAGCCGCTGATCGCCGACGGCCGCTGGGACGGCGTGCTGCTCGACGCGCCGCGGGGTGACCACGGCTTCGGCTACGATCCCTTGCTGTGGATCGCCGAGCGGGGGAAAAGCGCCGCGGAACTCGATGCCGCGCAGAAGAACGCCTGTAGCCATCGCGCGCAGGCGCTGCGCGTGCTGCTCGCCAGGCTCGACGACGCGGCAAACGCATTATGA
- the hemW gene encoding radical SAM family heme chaperone HemW: MTPGRVRLTALPPLSLYVHFPWCVRKCPYCDFNSHEWTGGGALPEQAYLDALRADLEQALPLIWGRRIYSVFIGGGTPSLLSAAGLDRLLADLRALLPLDPTAEITLEANPGTFEADKFAQFRDSGVNRLSVGIQSFDDGHLKALGRIHGGDEARTAADIAARTFENFNLDMMFALPGQTLDACRRDIDTALSYAPPHLSLYHLTLEPNTLFHKFPPQALPDEDASADMQDWIDARMTGAGYEHYEVSAFARPKRRSAHNTNYWEFGDYLGIGAGAHSKLSFPERIVRQMRYKQPATYMQQALAGDAIQESNEIGTRDLPFEFMLNALRLSDGFPVYRFIERTGLTMTAIEPALRDAVARGLLSRTHERIAPTPLGRRFLNDLQALFLPP, translated from the coding sequence ATGACGCCGGGGCGGGTACGATTGACCGCGCTGCCGCCGCTGTCGCTCTATGTGCATTTTCCGTGGTGCGTGCGCAAATGCCCGTATTGCGACTTCAATTCGCATGAATGGACCGGCGGCGGCGCCCTGCCCGAACAGGCCTATCTCGACGCGCTGCGTGCCGACCTGGAGCAGGCGCTGCCCCTGATCTGGGGACGCCGTATCTACAGCGTGTTCATCGGCGGTGGCACGCCCAGTCTGCTGTCCGCCGCGGGACTCGACCGCCTGCTCGCCGACCTGCGTGCCTTGTTGCCGCTCGACCCCACCGCCGAGATCACCCTGGAGGCGAACCCCGGCACCTTCGAGGCCGACAAGTTCGCACAGTTCCGCGACAGCGGCGTGAACCGGCTGTCGGTCGGCATCCAGAGTTTCGACGACGGCCATCTGAAGGCGCTGGGCCGCATCCATGGCGGCGACGAGGCACGCACCGCGGCCGATATTGCCGCCCGCACGTTCGAGAATTTCAATCTCGACATGATGTTCGCGCTTCCCGGGCAGACCCTCGACGCGTGCCGGCGCGACATCGACACCGCGCTGTCCTATGCCCCGCCTCATCTGTCGCTCTATCACCTGACGCTCGAACCGAACACACTGTTCCACAAATTTCCGCCGCAGGCCTTGCCCGACGAGGACGCCTCGGCCGACATGCAGGACTGGATCGACGCGCGCATGACCGGCGCGGGTTACGAGCACTACGAAGTGTCGGCCTTCGCCAGGCCGAAACGGCGCAGCGCGCACAACACGAACTACTGGGAGTTCGGCGACTATCTGGGGATCGGCGCAGGCGCCCACAGCAAGCTCTCGTTTCCGGAGCGCATCGTACGGCAGATGCGCTACAAGCAGCCCGCCACGTACATGCAGCAGGCGCTGGCCGGCGACGCGATCCAGGAATCGAACGAAATCGGCACCCGCGACCTGCCGTTCGAATTCATGTTGAATGCACTGCGGTTGTCGGATGGCTTTCCGGTCTATCGCTTCATCGAACGCACCGGGCTGACGATGACCGCGATCGAACCCGCGCTGCGCGACGCGGTGGCACGCGGTCTGCTGAGCCGCACCCATGAACGGATCGCCCCCACGCCGCTGGGCCGGCGCTTTCTGAACGATCTGCAGGCCTTGTTCCTGCCTCCCTGA
- a CDS encoding CesT family type III secretion system chaperone, with product MQADEQDAGAYQRLLDETGAKVRIGGLVLDEAGMCWLRVGGTIVVVRQDLRLQGLLLFREVMESPPDAPPPLAAGASLHPLLDGMPMLCRLPEDNRLVCMAFLPLVEFAPSRLLHLLARLVDWRSSACAAATSTRERE from the coding sequence ATGCAGGCGGACGAACAGGATGCGGGCGCGTACCAACGCCTGCTCGACGAAACCGGCGCGAAAGTCCGCATCGGCGGGCTGGTGCTCGACGAAGCCGGCATGTGCTGGCTGCGAGTAGGCGGGACGATAGTGGTCGTGCGGCAGGATTTGCGGCTACAGGGTCTGCTGCTGTTTCGTGAGGTGATGGAGTCGCCCCCGGATGCGCCGCCGCCACTGGCCGCCGGCGCATCGCTCCATCCCTTGCTGGATGGCATGCCGATGTTGTGCCGTCTGCCCGAGGACAATCGCCTGGTGTGCATGGCGTTTTTGCCATTGGTGGAGTTCGCGCCGTCGCGCCTGCTGCACCTGCTGGCGCGTTTGGTCGATTGGCGATCGTCCGCCTGCGCCGCGGCCACGTCGACGCGGGAGCGTGAGTGA
- a CDS encoding cold-shock protein encodes MDTGTVKWFNDSKGFGFITPDAGGDDLFAHFSEIRTEGFKTLAENQKVTYETKHGPKGLQAANISPL; translated from the coding sequence ATGGATACCGGTACCGTCAAGTGGTTCAACGACAGCAAGGGTTTTGGCTTCATCACGCCGGACGCAGGCGGTGACGACCTCTTCGCGCATTTCTCGGAAATCCGCACCGAAGGTTTCAAGACCCTCGCCGAAAACCAGAAAGTGACGTACGAAACCAAGCACGGCCCGAAGGGTCTGCAAGCAGCAAACATCTCGCCGCTGTAA
- a CDS encoding pilin: MGRAQRRVTMSAISRRMGFTLIELMIVLAIVALTAAYAVPAYQDYVARSRVGEGLSLASIARLGVAENAAAGMRFDAGYASPPVTANVLSVTVDPGNGQIAIAYTDRIAPAGSNTLILLPSVSGTTGERIALSVGAPPAGAIVWECFAAEKTVSATGGPAPVAAATLPGRLTAAGCRG; the protein is encoded by the coding sequence ATGGGACGCGCGCAGCGGAGGGTGACGATGTCGGCGATTTCCCGTCGTATGGGTTTTACCTTGATCGAACTGATGATCGTGCTCGCGATCGTCGCCCTGACGGCGGCCTACGCGGTACCGGCCTATCAGGACTATGTCGCGCGCAGCCGGGTCGGCGAGGGGTTGTCGCTGGCCAGCATCGCGCGCCTCGGCGTGGCGGAGAATGCCGCCGCGGGCATGCGCTTCGACGCGGGATATGCGTCACCGCCCGTGACGGCGAATGTGCTGTCCGTGACGGTCGACCCCGGTAACGGCCAGATCGCGATTGCCTACACGGACCGGATCGCGCCCGCTGGTTCCAACACCCTGATTCTGCTGCCATCCGTGTCCGGCACTACCGGCGAACGGATCGCGCTGAGCGTGGGCGCCCCGCCTGCGGGAGCGATCGTATGGGAATGCTTCGCCGCGGAAAAGACGGTATCGGCCACCGGCGGACCCGCGCCGGTGGCGGCTGCGACGCTGCCCGGGCGGCTGACGGCGGCGGGATGCCGCGGATGA
- a CDS encoding TerC family protein: protein MPEFLTSIHWGAVFQIVIIDILLGGDNAVVIALACRNLPPQQRTRGVLWGTAGAILLRLVLVSFAVFLLEIPFIKLAGGLLLFWIGIRLVLPEPESHKDITASHQLWSAVRTIIVADLVMSLDNVIAIAGAAQAADEVHRIALVAFGLVLSIPLIIWGSQIVLKAIDRFPVIVIAGAGLLGWIGGGLIINDPVTDGYPILDTAWAQYSAHGVGAGFVVVCGFLLKRRRTRLA, encoded by the coding sequence ATGCCAGAATTCCTGACGAGCATCCATTGGGGTGCCGTGTTCCAGATCGTCATCATCGATATCCTGCTAGGTGGCGACAATGCCGTGGTCATCGCGCTGGCATGCCGCAACCTGCCCCCGCAACAGCGTACGCGTGGCGTGCTGTGGGGGACCGCGGGCGCGATCCTGCTGCGGCTCGTGCTCGTGTCGTTCGCGGTTTTCCTGTTGGAAATTCCGTTCATCAAGCTCGCCGGCGGTCTGTTGCTGTTCTGGATCGGCATCCGCCTGGTGCTGCCGGAGCCGGAGAGTCACAAGGACATCACCGCGTCCCACCAGCTCTGGTCCGCGGTCAGGACGATCATCGTCGCCGATCTGGTGATGAGCCTCGACAACGTCATCGCGATCGCCGGCGCCGCGCAGGCCGCGGACGAGGTACACCGCATCGCGCTGGTCGCCTTTGGGCTGGTTCTCAGTATTCCGCTCATCATCTGGGGCAGTCAGATCGTCTTGAAGGCGATCGATCGCTTTCCGGTCATCGTCATCGCGGGTGCCGGACTGCTGGGCTGGATCGGTGGCGGACTGATCATCAACGATCCGGTGACCGACGGCTACCCGATACTCGACACCGCGTGGGCGCAATACTCCGCGCACGGCGTCGGCGCCGGTTTCGTCGTCGTGTGCGGTTTCCTGTTGAAACGGCGCCGCACGCGGCTTGCCTGA
- the sucD gene encoding succinate--CoA ligase subunit alpha, giving the protein MSILINKDTKVITQGITGKTGQFHTRTCREYANGREAYVAGVNPKRAGEDFEGIPIFGNVREAKEQTGATVSVIYVPPAGAAAAIWEAVEADLDLAICITEGIPVRDMMEVRDRMRRENRKTLLLGPNCPGVITPDELKIGIMPGHIHRKGRIGVVSRSGTLTYEAVGQLTALGLGQSSAVGIGGDPVNGLKHIDVLRLFNDDPDTDAVVMIGEIGGSDEEEAAEWAKANMKKPVVGFIAGVTAPPGKRMGHAGAIISGGKGTADEKLAVMEACGIKVTRNPSEMGRLLKSVL; this is encoded by the coding sequence ATGTCGATTCTGATCAATAAAGATACAAAGGTCATCACCCAGGGCATCACCGGCAAGACCGGTCAGTTCCATACGCGCACCTGCCGCGAATACGCGAACGGCCGCGAAGCCTACGTCGCGGGCGTCAACCCGAAGCGCGCGGGCGAGGACTTCGAAGGCATTCCGATCTTCGGCAATGTCCGCGAGGCGAAAGAGCAGACCGGCGCCACGGTGTCGGTCATCTACGTGCCGCCCGCGGGCGCTGCCGCCGCGATCTGGGAGGCCGTCGAGGCCGATCTGGATCTGGCGATCTGCATCACCGAAGGCATTCCGGTACGCGACATGATGGAAGTGCGCGACCGCATGCGCCGCGAGAATCGCAAGACGCTGCTACTCGGGCCGAACTGCCCGGGCGTCATCACGCCCGATGAGTTGAAGATCGGCATCATGCCGGGGCATATTCACCGCAAGGGCCGGATTGGCGTCGTGTCGCGCTCCGGCACGCTGACGTACGAGGCGGTCGGGCAACTCACGGCGCTGGGCCTGGGTCAGTCGTCGGCGGTGGGTATCGGCGGCGACCCGGTCAACGGTCTGAAGCACATCGACGTGCTGCGCCTGTTCAACGACGATCCCGACACCGATGCCGTGGTCATGATCGGCGAGATCGGCGGCTCGGACGAAGAGGAAGCGGCGGAGTGGGCGAAGGCCAATATGAAGAAGCCGGTCGTCGGTTTCATCGCCGGCGTGACCGCGCCTCCGGGAAAGCGCATGGGCCATGCCGGCGCGATCATCTCCGGCGGCAAGGGTACGGCCGACGAGAAGCTGGCGGTGATGGAAGCCTGCGGCATCAAGGTCACGCGCAACCCGTCGGAAATGGGTCGTCTGCTCAAGTCGGTGCTGTAA